One genomic segment of Mangifera indica cultivar Alphonso unplaced genomic scaffold, CATAS_Mindica_2.1 Un_0080, whole genome shotgun sequence includes these proteins:
- the LOC123207462 gene encoding flap endonuclease 1-like isoform X4, producing the protein MFTRTIRLLEAGMKPVYVFDGKPPDLKKQELAKRYSKRADATEDLAEAVAAGNKDDIEKFSKQTVKVTKQHNEDCKRLLRLMGVPVVEAPSEAEAQCAALCKSDKVYAVASEDMDTLTFGAPRFLRHLMDPSSRKVPVIEFEVAKILEELNLTMEQFIDLSILSGCDYCDSIRGIGGQTALKLIRQHGLIENILENINKDRYQIPEDWPYQETRRLFKEPEVLTDVEQLDLKWTPPDEEGLITFLVNENGFNSDRVTKAIGKIKSAKNKSSQGWLE; encoded by the exons ATGTTTACTCGTACAATTAGGCTTCTTGAAGCTGGAATGAAGCCAGT CTATGTTTTTGACGGGAAGCCTCCAGATTTGAAAAAACAAGAGCTTGCAAAGCG TTACTCAAAGAGGGCGGATGCTACTGAAGATTTGGCTGAAGCTGTGGCG GCTGGTAATAAAGACGACATCGAAAAATTCAGTAAACAGACTGTGAAG GTGACAAAGCAGCACAATGAAGACTGCAAAAGACTTCTAAGACTAATGGGAGTGCCTGTAGTTGAG GCTCCTTCTGAAGCAGAGGCCCAATGTGCTGCACTTTGTAAATCAGACAAG GTTTATGCTGTTGCTTCTGAAGATATGGATACCCTAACTTTCGGTGCTCCTAGATTTCTTCGTCATTTGATGGATCCTAGCTCAAGAAAAGTCCCTGTCATCGAGTTTGAAGTTGCAAAG attttggaagaacTGAATCTTACCATGGAGCAATTTATTGACTTGAGTATCCTTTCTGGTTGTGATTATTGTGATAGCATTCGAG GTATTGGTGGACAGACTGCTCTAAAGCTCATTCGTCAACATGGCTTAATAGAGAATATACTagagaatataaataaagatag ATACCAAATACCAGAAGATTGGCCATATCAAGAGACTCGTCGGCTGTTTAAGGAACCAGAAGTCTTGACTGATGTAGAGCAACTTGATCTTAAGTGGACTCCTCCAGATGAAGAG gGATTGATTACCTTTCTGGTGAATGAAAATGGATTCAACAGTGATAGAGTGACAAAG gCCATAGGAAAAATTAAGTCAGCCAAGAACAAGTCATCACAGGGCTG gctggaataa
- the LOC123207462 gene encoding flap endonuclease 1-like isoform X2, translated as MGIKGLTKLLADNAPKAMKEQKFDSYFGRKIAIDASMSIYQFLIVVGRTGTETLTNKAGEVTSHLQGMFTRTIRLLEAGMKPVYVFDGKPPDLKKQELAKRYSKRADATEDLAEAVAAGNKDDIEKFSKQTVKVTKQHNEDCKRLLRLMGVPVVEAPSEAEAQCAALCKSDKVYAVASEDMDTLTFGAPRFLRHLMDPSSRKVPVIEFEVAKILEELNLTMEQFIDLSILSGCDYCDSIRGIGGQTALKLIRQHGLIENILENINKDRYQIPEDWPYQETRRLFKEPEVLTDVEQLDLKWTPPDEEGLITFLVNENGFNSDRVTKAIGKIKSAKNKSSQG; from the exons ATGGGTATCAAG GGTTTAACAAAACTGTTAGCTGACAACGCACCTAAAGCCATGAAAGAACAGAAATTTGACAGCTATTTTGGTCGCAAGATTGCCATTGATGCCAGCATGAGCATCTACCAGTTCCTT ATTGTGGTGGGAAGAACTGGGACTGAAACGTTAACTAATAAGGCTGGTGAAGTTACTAG TCACTTACAAGGCATGTTTACTCGTACAATTAGGCTTCTTGAAGCTGGAATGAAGCCAGT CTATGTTTTTGACGGGAAGCCTCCAGATTTGAAAAAACAAGAGCTTGCAAAGCG TTACTCAAAGAGGGCGGATGCTACTGAAGATTTGGCTGAAGCTGTGGCG GCTGGTAATAAAGACGACATCGAAAAATTCAGTAAACAGACTGTGAAG GTGACAAAGCAGCACAATGAAGACTGCAAAAGACTTCTAAGACTAATGGGAGTGCCTGTAGTTGAG GCTCCTTCTGAAGCAGAGGCCCAATGTGCTGCACTTTGTAAATCAGACAAG GTTTATGCTGTTGCTTCTGAAGATATGGATACCCTAACTTTCGGTGCTCCTAGATTTCTTCGTCATTTGATGGATCCTAGCTCAAGAAAAGTCCCTGTCATCGAGTTTGAAGTTGCAAAG attttggaagaacTGAATCTTACCATGGAGCAATTTATTGACTTGAGTATCCTTTCTGGTTGTGATTATTGTGATAGCATTCGAG GTATTGGTGGACAGACTGCTCTAAAGCTCATTCGTCAACATGGCTTAATAGAGAATATACTagagaatataaataaagatag ATACCAAATACCAGAAGATTGGCCATATCAAGAGACTCGTCGGCTGTTTAAGGAACCAGAAGTCTTGACTGATGTAGAGCAACTTGATCTTAAGTGGACTCCTCCAGATGAAGAG gGATTGATTACCTTTCTGGTGAATGAAAATGGATTCAACAGTGATAGAGTGACAAAG gCCATAGGAAAAATTAAGTCAGCCAAGAACAAGTCATCACAGGGCTG A
- the LOC123207462 gene encoding flap endonuclease 1-like isoform X1, producing the protein MGIKGLTKLLADNAPKAMKEQKFDSYFGRKIAIDASMSIYQFLIVVGRTGTETLTNKAGEVTSHLQGMFTRTIRLLEAGMKPVYVFDGKPPDLKKQELAKRYSKRADATEDLAEAVAAGNKDDIEKFSKQTVKVTKQHNEDCKRLLRLMGVPVVEAPSEAEAQCAALCKSDKVYAVASEDMDTLTFGAPRFLRHLMDPSSRKVPVIEFEVAKILEELNLTMEQFIDLSILSGCDYCDSIRGIGGQTALKLIRQHGLIENILENINKDRYQIPEDWPYQETRRLFKEPEVLTDVEQLDLKWTPPDEEGLITFLVNENGFNSDRVTKAIGKIKSAKNKSSQGWLE; encoded by the exons ATGGGTATCAAG GGTTTAACAAAACTGTTAGCTGACAACGCACCTAAAGCCATGAAAGAACAGAAATTTGACAGCTATTTTGGTCGCAAGATTGCCATTGATGCCAGCATGAGCATCTACCAGTTCCTT ATTGTGGTGGGAAGAACTGGGACTGAAACGTTAACTAATAAGGCTGGTGAAGTTACTAG TCACTTACAAGGCATGTTTACTCGTACAATTAGGCTTCTTGAAGCTGGAATGAAGCCAGT CTATGTTTTTGACGGGAAGCCTCCAGATTTGAAAAAACAAGAGCTTGCAAAGCG TTACTCAAAGAGGGCGGATGCTACTGAAGATTTGGCTGAAGCTGTGGCG GCTGGTAATAAAGACGACATCGAAAAATTCAGTAAACAGACTGTGAAG GTGACAAAGCAGCACAATGAAGACTGCAAAAGACTTCTAAGACTAATGGGAGTGCCTGTAGTTGAG GCTCCTTCTGAAGCAGAGGCCCAATGTGCTGCACTTTGTAAATCAGACAAG GTTTATGCTGTTGCTTCTGAAGATATGGATACCCTAACTTTCGGTGCTCCTAGATTTCTTCGTCATTTGATGGATCCTAGCTCAAGAAAAGTCCCTGTCATCGAGTTTGAAGTTGCAAAG attttggaagaacTGAATCTTACCATGGAGCAATTTATTGACTTGAGTATCCTTTCTGGTTGTGATTATTGTGATAGCATTCGAG GTATTGGTGGACAGACTGCTCTAAAGCTCATTCGTCAACATGGCTTAATAGAGAATATACTagagaatataaataaagatag ATACCAAATACCAGAAGATTGGCCATATCAAGAGACTCGTCGGCTGTTTAAGGAACCAGAAGTCTTGACTGATGTAGAGCAACTTGATCTTAAGTGGACTCCTCCAGATGAAGAG gGATTGATTACCTTTCTGGTGAATGAAAATGGATTCAACAGTGATAGAGTGACAAAG gCCATAGGAAAAATTAAGTCAGCCAAGAACAAGTCATCACAGGGCTG gctggaataa
- the LOC123207462 gene encoding flap endonuclease 1-like isoform X3 has product MKEQKFDSYFGRKIAIDASMSIYQFLIVVGRTGTETLTNKAGEVTSHLQGMFTRTIRLLEAGMKPVYVFDGKPPDLKKQELAKRYSKRADATEDLAEAVAAGNKDDIEKFSKQTVKVTKQHNEDCKRLLRLMGVPVVEAPSEAEAQCAALCKSDKVYAVASEDMDTLTFGAPRFLRHLMDPSSRKVPVIEFEVAKILEELNLTMEQFIDLSILSGCDYCDSIRGIGGQTALKLIRQHGLIENILENINKDRYQIPEDWPYQETRRLFKEPEVLTDVEQLDLKWTPPDEEGLITFLVNENGFNSDRVTKAIGKIKSAKNKSSQGWLE; this is encoded by the exons ATGAAAGAACAGAAATTTGACAGCTATTTTGGTCGCAAGATTGCCATTGATGCCAGCATGAGCATCTACCAGTTCCTT ATTGTGGTGGGAAGAACTGGGACTGAAACGTTAACTAATAAGGCTGGTGAAGTTACTAG TCACTTACAAGGCATGTTTACTCGTACAATTAGGCTTCTTGAAGCTGGAATGAAGCCAGT CTATGTTTTTGACGGGAAGCCTCCAGATTTGAAAAAACAAGAGCTTGCAAAGCG TTACTCAAAGAGGGCGGATGCTACTGAAGATTTGGCTGAAGCTGTGGCG GCTGGTAATAAAGACGACATCGAAAAATTCAGTAAACAGACTGTGAAG GTGACAAAGCAGCACAATGAAGACTGCAAAAGACTTCTAAGACTAATGGGAGTGCCTGTAGTTGAG GCTCCTTCTGAAGCAGAGGCCCAATGTGCTGCACTTTGTAAATCAGACAAG GTTTATGCTGTTGCTTCTGAAGATATGGATACCCTAACTTTCGGTGCTCCTAGATTTCTTCGTCATTTGATGGATCCTAGCTCAAGAAAAGTCCCTGTCATCGAGTTTGAAGTTGCAAAG attttggaagaacTGAATCTTACCATGGAGCAATTTATTGACTTGAGTATCCTTTCTGGTTGTGATTATTGTGATAGCATTCGAG GTATTGGTGGACAGACTGCTCTAAAGCTCATTCGTCAACATGGCTTAATAGAGAATATACTagagaatataaataaagatag ATACCAAATACCAGAAGATTGGCCATATCAAGAGACTCGTCGGCTGTTTAAGGAACCAGAAGTCTTGACTGATGTAGAGCAACTTGATCTTAAGTGGACTCCTCCAGATGAAGAG gGATTGATTACCTTTCTGGTGAATGAAAATGGATTCAACAGTGATAGAGTGACAAAG gCCATAGGAAAAATTAAGTCAGCCAAGAACAAGTCATCACAGGGCTG gctggaataa
- the LOC123207471 gene encoding transcription factor MYB61-like, translating into MGRHSCCYKQKLRKGLWSPEEDEKLLNYITKHGHGCWSSVPRLAGLQRCGKSCRLRWINYLRPDLKRGAFSLEEENLIIELHAVLGNRWSQIAAQLPGRTDNEIKNLWNSSIKKKLRQKGIDPNTHKPLSEVENDPEKKFTSNDKTSEDYSNEPADLKPPPFSSERHYPPEVSLNMISNSSSSNNLSTNPHTQEFFLDRFGGASNDTATRSCRPDLAGYFPFQKLNYGPNIGLSVNVNSSICFNQNSSSSDQMISEFNSDMTQTSLPSISASMFQTPIHIKPSISLPSENPPSDISGVQNWEASCFSNHCSTSNGSTSNSIELQSNNSFFESNTAAFSWGLTDSGKSGDQEDIKWSEYFNTPFFLGSTIQSQIPQPVYSEVKPEAPFISDGSSTSWHQNQHQQTSQASYMHTKDLHRLSVAFGQTL; encoded by the exons ATGGGAAGGCATTCTTGCTGCTACAAGCAAAAGCTGAGGAAGGGCCTGTGGTCTCCTGAAGAAGATGAGAAGCTTCTGAATTATATTACCAAGCATGGACATGGATGTTGGAGTTCAGTCCCCAGGCTTGCAG GTCTTCAAAGATGTGGGAAGAGTTGCAGGCTGAGATGGATTAATTATCTGAGGCCTGATTTGAAGAGAGGAGCATTTTCACTTGAGGAAGAGAATTTGATAATTGAACTGCATGCAGTGCTTGGAAACAG ATGGTCTCAGATTGCAGCTCAGTTGCCAGGGAGAACTGATAATGAGATTAAGAATTTATGGAACTCTAGCATTAAGAAGAAGCTGAGACAAAAAGGCATTGACCCCAACACTCACAAGCCTCTCTCTGAGGTTGAGAATGATCCAGAAAAGAAATTTACAAGCAATGACAAAACCTCTGAAGATTACTCCAATGAGCCTGCAGACTTGAAACCTCCTCCTTTTTCTTCAGAAAGACACTACCCTCCAGAAGTTTCTTTGAATATGATCAgcaacagcagcagcagcaacaactTGTCTACTAATCCTCACACTCAGGAATTTTTTCTGGATAGATTTGGTGGTGCCTCCAACGATACTGCTACCAGAAGTTGCAGGCCGGATTTGGCAGGTTATTTCCCTTTCCAGAAGTTGAATTATGGGCCTAATATTGGCTTGTCAGTTAACGTGAATTCATCGATCTGCTTCAACCAGAATTCCTCCTCTTCTGATCAGATGATTTCCGAGTTTAATTCTGATATGACACAAACCAGTCTCCCTTCCATTTCAGCTTCAATGTTCCAAACTCCAATTCACATAAAGCCTTCCATTAGTCTTCCTTCTGAGAATCCTCCTAGTGATATCAGTGGAGTCCAAAACTGGGAAGCTAGTTGCTTCAGTAACCATTGCAGCACCAGCAATGGAAGCACTAGTAATAGCATTGAATTGCAAAGCAACAATTCTTTCTTTGAGAGTAACACCGCTGCTTTTTCGTGGGGACTAACAGACTCTGGAAAATCTGGTGATCAAGAAGACATCAAATGGTCTGAATATTTCAACACACCATTCTTCCTTGGGAGCACAATACAAAGCCAAATCCCTCAGCCTGTGTACAGTGAAGTTAAACCAGAAGCACCCTTTATATCAGATGGATCAAGTACCAGTTGGCATCAGAACCAACATCAACAAACTTCACAGGCTTCATATATGCATACTAAAGATCTACACAGACTTTCTGTGGCTTTTGGACAAACCCTTTAG
- the LOC123207468 gene encoding protein NRT1/ PTR FAMILY 4.5-like: MSLHNMGTNNGEDALITKRKGGFKACMFVFALTALENMGFVANLISLGYYFFSVMHFDSAGSANTLTNFMGSIFLLTLVGGFISDTFLTRFTTALIFGTIEILGLVLVTIQAAVNSLHPVDCGKSSCVKGGAAGMLYFSLCLLALGTGGSKGSVPPHGADQFNQNDPTEAKSLPTYFNWLLFTTTIGAAFGVTFIVYVSTEIAWYKGFLITTVATFVGFIVFVIGKPFYRLKLPSGSPITRVSQVIVVAFKNRKQSLPENPEELYDINEKERAATEERILHTNQFRWLDKAAIRSKDSVPAPWTVCTVTQVEEVKVLTRMLPILASTIIMNTCSAQFQTFSVQQGYLMDRHLGKFEVPPPSIPVIPILFMLILLPIYEYAFVPFARTITKHPSGITQLQRVGVGLVLSIISMAVAGIVEVKRRNQSFKNPSKPISLFWLSFQYGIFGIADMFTLVGLLEFFYKEAPSGMRSLATAFTWLSLSFGYFLSSAFVSIINAVTKRVAPSKQGWLHGVNINNNNLDLFYWFLAILSVLNFGLYLVSASWYKYKSEDPSVNADELILTRPPNELILTKQEEKSDEDGEEKTKEDYEKSAAAETTENDKEKANDW; this comes from the exons atgaGTCTCCACAATATG GGGACTAACAATGGAGAAGACGCATTGATCACCAAGCGAAAGGGTGGATTCAAAGCTTGCATGTTTGTTTTTG cCTTGACAGCATTGGAGAACATGGGATTTGTAGCCAATTTGATCAGCTTGGGATACTACTTCTTCTCTGTGATGCACTTTGATTCAGCTGGCTCTGCCAACACTCTCACAAACTTTATGGGCTCAATTTTCTTGCTCACTCTTGTTGGTGGCTTCATTTCTGACACCTTCTTAACCAGATTCACCACTGCTTTAATTTTCGGAACAATCGAAATCCTG GGCTTGGTGTTAGTAACAATTCAAGCTGCCGTAAACAGCTTGCATCCTGTTGATTGTGGCAAGTCAAGTTGTGTGAAAGGTGGTGCAGCAGGGATGCTATATTTCTCTCTGTGCTTGTTAGCATTAGGTACAGGTGGATCCAAAGGATCTGTTCCTCCACATGGTGCtgatcaattcaaccaaaacgaTCCAACAGAAGCAAAATCACTCCCCACCTATTTCAATTGGCTGCTATTCACTACTACAATTGGAGCTGCCTTTGGGGTCACTTTTATTGTGTATGTTAGCACAGAAATAGCATGGTACAAGGGCTTTCTCATAACAACTGTTGCTACATTTGTTGGCTTTATTGTTTTCGTCATTGGAAAGCCTTTCTACCGGTTAAAACTGCCCAGTGGCAGCCCCATTACAAGGGTTTCTCAG GTTATAGTTGTGGCATTTAAAAACCGAAAGCAGTCACTGCCAGAGAATCCTGAGGAATTGTATGATatcaatgaaaaagaaagagcTGCAACAGAGGAAAGAATCCTACACACCAACCAGTTTAG ATGGCTCGACAAGGCTGCAATTAGGAGCAAAGATTCAGTGCCAGCACCATGGACAGTCTGCACTGTGACTCAAGTTGAAGAAGTGAAAGTTCTAACTAGAATGTTGCCAATTTTAGCTAGTACAATCATAATGAATACTTGTTCAGCACAATTTCAAACATTTTCAGTACAACAAGGCTATCTCATGGATCGCCATCTGGGCAAATTCGAGGTTCCTCCTCCTTCGATCCCAGTGATTCCAATATTATTCATGCTAATTCTGCTTCCTATATATGAATATGCTTTTGTGCCCTTCGCGCGCACGATCACCAAGCATCCCTCAGGCATTACACAGCTGCAACGCGTGGGTGTGGGGCTAGTTCTTTCCATAATTTCAATGGCGGTAGCAGGCATTGTGGAAGTTAAAAGGAGGAACCAGTCCTTCAAAAACCCTTCAAAGCCTATCAGCCTGTTTTGGTTATCATTTCAATATGGGATTTTTGGGATTGCAGACATGTTTACTCTTGTGGGATTGTTGGAATTCTTTTACAAGGAAGCTCCCTCAGGAATGAGATCACTTGCTACAGCATTTACATGGCTGTCACTTTCATTTGGCTACTTTTTGAGCAGTGCATTTGTTAGTATTATAAATGCGGTGACAAAAAGAGTGGCTCCAAGCAAACAAGGATGGCTACATGGAGTCAACATTAACAACAATAATCTCGACTTGTTTTACTGGTTCTTGGCCATTCTTAGTGTGCTAAATTTTGGACTTTATTTGGTGTCAGCCTCATGGTATAAGTACAAATCAGAAGATCCTTCTGTTAATGCTGATGAGTTGATATTAACAAGACCTCCAAATGAGTTGATTCTTActaaacaagaagaaaagagtGATGAGGATGGTGAAGAAAAGACAAAGGAAGATTATGAAAAATCTGCTGCAGCTGAAACAactgaaaatgataaagaaaaagcCAATGATTGGTGA